The following are encoded together in the Lathyrus oleraceus cultivar Zhongwan6 chromosome 3, CAAS_Psat_ZW6_1.0, whole genome shotgun sequence genome:
- the LOC127130226 gene encoding F-box protein SKP2B-like — MKSKNKKISFHKSLFLITMMKMKRTCLKSMKKKKRRTCLKSSQQQPLSSTNSIIIPDDCWEHVFTFIINPAVQPDLKFILQDAKTEEKNKLNFKSLSLVSKQFLSITNRIIFSRRIYYPHLCYLPRFFHRFSNLNFLHLSFISESGDLDCSHDLDHAAIALALRDRPTLKSLNISWIELIDANYITSHYIDSFASLKSLNSLQFRCSRISDDLLYSIAREGLPLKTFVLQDCNGYSYHGIYALLSKCHEIQHLVLQDVDFLTNHQFSQLSLLIPNLVSINLSDCFKLTESALFALIKNCHSLAEITMENIYIDRENLENSNTFKDFDVNPQLKFLYLANNSFINDDIIISFASIFPNLQLLDLSYCCDISEKSICQVLSKCCKVRYLNLTNCKDVRQLKMNFVVHQLEVLNLSGTRVNDKTLYEISNTCGGLLKLLLIRCKYVTEKGVMRVVEKCRQLEEIYLRGCDKVNADAMKISMLSSNPSLENDDCSDFAELRLKF, encoded by the coding sequence ATGAAAAGTAAGAATAAGAAGATATCTTTTCACAAATCACTCTTCCTCATCACcatgatgaagatgaagagaacGTGCCTCAAATCTAtgaaaaagaagaagaggagaacTTGCCTCAAATCTTCACAACAACAACCACTTTCTTCTACAAATTCAATTATAATTCCAGATGACTGCTGGGAGCATGTATTCACATTCATCATTAACCCGGCCGTCCAGCCTGACTTGAAATTCATCCTCCAAGACGCCAAAACTGAAGAGAAAAACAAACTCAACTTCAAATCCCTATCTCTCGTCTCTAAACAATTCCTCTCCATCACCAACCGTATCATATTCTCTCGCAGAATTTATTATCCACATCTTTGTTATCTCCCTCGTTTCTTCCATAGATTCTCCAACCTTAATTTCCTTCACCTTTCCTTCATATCTGAGTCTGGTGATCTAGACTGCTCCCATGATCTCGACCATGCAGCCATTGCTTTGGCTCTCCGTGACAGACCAACATTGAAATCTTTAAATATTTCCTGGATTGAGCTAATTGATGCAAACTACATTACTTCACATTACATTGATTCCTTCGCAAGTTTGAAGAGTTTGAATTCTCTTCAGTTCCGATGTTCTCGAATCTCTGATGATTTGCTTTACTCTATTGCAAGGGAAGGTCTTCCCTTGAAGACTTTTGTTCTTCAAGACTGTAACGGTTATAGTTACCATGGAATTTATGCTTTATTATCCAAGTGTCACGAGATACAACATTTGGTTCTTCAAGATGTTGATTTTCTAACTAATCATCAATTTTCCCAATTGTCTTTGCTTATTCCTAATTTGGTATCTATAAATCTTAGTGATTGTTTCAAACTCACAGAATCAGCTTTGTTTGCGCTCATTAAAAACTGTCATTCACTTGCTGAGATCACAATGGAAAACATATATATTGACAGAGAAAATTTAGAAAACTCTAATACTTTCAAAGATTTTGATGTCAATCCTCAATTAAAGTTTCTATATTTGGCTAACAATTCATTTATAAATGATGATATCATCATATCCTTTGCTTCCATTTTTCCCAATTTACAGCTTCTTGATTTGAGTTATTGCTGTGATATATCTGAAAAAAGTATTTGCCAAGTTCTAAGTAAATGTTGCAAGGTCAGATATCTAAATTTGACCAATTGTAAAGACGTGAGACAACTTAAAATGAACTTTGTAGTTCATCAACTAGAGGTGTTGAACTTGTCTGGTACAAGGGTTAATGATAAAACCCTCTATGAGATCTCAAATACTTGTGGTGGACTTTTGAAACTATTACTAATACGCTGTAAATACGTCACAGAAAAGGGAGTGATGCGTGTGGTTGAAAAATGCAGACAACTGGAAGAGATCTATTTGAGAGGTTGTGATAAAGTGAATGCTGATGCTATGAAGATCTCAATGCTTTCATCAAATCCATCATTAGAAAATGATGATTGCTCCGATTTTGCCGAACTTCGATTGAAGTTTTGA